The following proteins are encoded in a genomic region of Alistipes shahii WAL 8301:
- the plsX gene encoding phosphate acyltransferase PlsX: MIKIGVDAMGGDYAPEAAVKGAVMALDAIGSDSRIVLFGDEEKIKSVLASEGCPAERFGIVATTEVIEMGDHPAKAFQAKADSSITVGFGYLAKGAVDGFASAGSTGAMMVGSMYAVKPIEGVVRPTISSIVPTIAGRPALLLDVGLNVDCKPEVLAQYGLIGSIYAEAVLGIERPRVAVLNIGEEETKGNAQTKATYELLKAESRINFVGNVEGSYLFSGKVADVIVCDGFVGNTALKMAEGLYRINTALGCRNAFWDAMNYENVGGTPVLGVNAPVIIGHGCSSPQAIRSMILSTEQVIKADLTAKLQRAFQN, from the coding sequence ATGATAAAGATTGGCGTAGATGCCATGGGCGGCGATTATGCACCCGAAGCGGCTGTCAAGGGAGCCGTCATGGCGCTCGATGCGATCGGGTCGGACAGCCGTATCGTGCTGTTCGGCGACGAAGAGAAAATTAAGTCCGTGCTCGCTTCGGAGGGATGTCCCGCCGAGCGGTTCGGAATCGTAGCGACCACCGAGGTGATCGAGATGGGCGACCATCCGGCCAAGGCTTTCCAGGCCAAGGCGGATTCGAGCATCACGGTCGGGTTCGGCTACCTGGCCAAGGGAGCTGTCGACGGTTTTGCGAGCGCAGGTTCGACCGGCGCCATGATGGTCGGTTCGATGTATGCCGTCAAACCGATCGAGGGTGTCGTGCGTCCCACGATTTCATCCATCGTTCCCACCATCGCAGGGCGTCCTGCGCTGCTGCTGGACGTGGGCCTGAATGTGGACTGCAAGCCCGAGGTGCTGGCGCAGTACGGCCTGATCGGCTCGATTTACGCCGAGGCGGTGCTGGGCATCGAGCGTCCGCGCGTGGCGGTGCTCAACATCGGCGAGGAGGAGACCAAGGGCAACGCCCAGACCAAAGCCACCTATGAACTGCTGAAGGCGGAGAGCCGGATCAATTTCGTGGGCAATGTCGAGGGTTCCTATCTCTTTTCGGGCAAGGTCGCCGATGTGATCGTCTGCGACGGATTCGTCGGCAACACGGCGCTGAAAATGGCCGAGGGCCTCTACCGCATCAACACGGCCTTGGGCTGCCGCAATGCCTTCTGGGACGCCATGAATTACGAAAACGTGGGCGGAACACCCGTCCTGGGCGTCAACGCGCCCGTTATCATCGGTCACGGATGCTCTTCGCCCCAGGCGATCCGGAGCATGATCCTTTCGACCGAACAGGTCATCAAGGCCGATCTGACAGCGAAACTGCAACGTGCGTTTCAAAATTAA
- a CDS encoding beta-ketoacyl-ACP synthase III, which translates to MGKITAAITGVGQYLPEYILTNDELSRMVDTNDEWIMSHTGIKTRHILKGEGIGSSYMGARAVINLLDKTGVDPMEIDVVICATVTPDMFFPSTGNLIADQAGCKNAFAFDVSAACSGFLFALTTGAKFIEAGTSKKVIVVGADKMSSIVDYTDRSTCPLFGDAAAAVLLEANTEGLGVVDSILHSDGSGEMQLYMKAGGSRYPASVETVQNNWHTIMWDGHAVFKAAVSKMSDVSVEMMERHNLKGEDIRFLVPHQANLRIIDATARRMGITQDKCMINIDRNGNTTAATIPSCLCDYESQLRKGDNLILSAFGGGYTWGATYVKWAYDGLKA; encoded by the coding sequence ATGGGTAAGATAACAGCAGCTATTACGGGTGTGGGACAGTACCTTCCGGAATATATCCTCACCAACGACGAATTGAGCCGGATGGTCGACACCAACGACGAGTGGATCATGTCGCATACGGGTATCAAGACGCGCCATATCCTCAAGGGCGAGGGTATCGGCAGCTCCTACATGGGCGCCCGTGCGGTCATCAATTTGTTGGATAAGACGGGGGTGGACCCCATGGAGATTGACGTGGTGATCTGCGCCACGGTGACCCCCGACATGTTCTTCCCCTCGACGGGTAACCTGATCGCCGACCAGGCTGGCTGCAAGAACGCCTTCGCGTTCGACGTTTCGGCAGCTTGCAGCGGCTTCCTGTTCGCCCTGACCACCGGCGCGAAGTTCATCGAGGCCGGCACGAGCAAGAAGGTCATCGTCGTGGGCGCCGACAAAATGTCGTCGATCGTCGACTATACCGACCGTTCGACCTGCCCGCTCTTCGGCGACGCTGCCGCCGCCGTGCTGCTGGAAGCCAATACCGAAGGTCTCGGAGTCGTGGATTCGATCCTGCATTCCGACGGCTCGGGCGAGATGCAGCTCTACATGAAGGCGGGCGGTTCGCGCTACCCGGCTTCGGTCGAAACCGTGCAGAACAACTGGCACACGATCATGTGGGACGGCCACGCCGTGTTCAAGGCTGCCGTGTCGAAGATGTCCGACGTTTCGGTGGAGATGATGGAGCGTCACAACCTCAAGGGCGAGGATATCCGTTTCCTGGTTCCCCATCAGGCCAACCTGCGCATCATCGACGCCACGGCGCGCCGTATGGGCATCACGCAGGACAAGTGCATGATCAACATCGACCGCAACGGTAATACCACGGCCGCCACGATTCCTTCGTGTCTTTGCGACTACGAGAGCCAGTTGCGCAAGGGCGACAACCTCATTCTGTCGGCTTTCGGCGGCGGATATACCTGGGGTGCGACCTATGTGAAGTGGGCCTACGACGGCCTGAAGGCATAA